In Osmerus eperlanus chromosome 17, fOsmEpe2.1, whole genome shotgun sequence, a single genomic region encodes these proteins:
- the tnnt2c gene encoding troponin T2c, cardiac has translation MSDTEEVMEDYEQEEEEEVNEEEQEEEEETEQAEEEKVEVAEVEEEEKEEEEEEEEEKEHVEEDEEEKEHEEGENKPKHNKMYIPNITLPKLPEGEKLDFDDLHRKRLEKDFNDLQSLIELHFSSRQKEEEELVALRSRIERRRSDRSEQQRVRAEQDRERQARLAEERARREEEVAKVRAEEEAKKKKTFSNKAFGGYLQKVDQKKGKKLTEREKKTKALMERRKPLNIDHLNQEKLAEKARDLWAWLRDLHAEKFELAEKLKRQKYDVYVLRNRVSDHQRGSKANKTTRGAKGKLAKH, from the coding sequence ATGTCAGACACAGAGGAGGTTATGGAGGACTacgagcaggaggaagaggaggaggtgaacgaggaagagcaagaagaagaagaagaaactgagcaggctgaagaggagaaggtggaggtagctgaggtggaagaggaagagaaggaagaagaagaagaagaagaagaagaaaaagagcatgtcgaggaggatgaggaagagaaggaacacGAGGAGGgggaaaacaaaccaaaacacaaTAAGATGTACATACCTAACATCACTCTCCCCAAACTCCCCGAGGGTGAGAAATTGGACTTCGATGACCTTCACCGCAAGAGGCTGGAGAAGGACTTCAACGACCTTCAGAGCCTGATAGAGCTGCACTTTTCCAGCCgtcagaaagaggaggaggagttggtcGCCCTGCGTAGCCGCATTGAGCGCCGCCGCTCTGACCGCTCCGAGCAGCAGCGGGTTCGTGCTGAACAGGACCGGGAGCGGCAGGCCCGTCTGGCCGAGGAGAGGGCGCGTCGCGAGGAGGAAGTAGCCAAAGTCCGCGCCGAAGAGGAGGCCAAGAAAAAGAAGACCTTTTCCAACAAGGCTTTTGGGGGATACCTGCAGAAGGTGGATCAGAAAAAGGGTAAAAAGCTGACCGAGCGCGAGAAGAAGACTAAGGCGTTGATGGAACGCCGTAAACCCCTCAACATCGACCACCTGAACCAGGAGAAGCTGGCGGAGAAAGCCCGAGACCTGTGGGCGTGGCTGCGAGACCTCCACGCTGAGAAGTTCGAGCTGGCTGAGAAGCTCAAGAGGCAGAAGTACGATGTGTACGTGCTGCGGAACCGTGTCAGTGACCACCAGAGAGGCTCCAAGGCCAACAAGACCACCAGGGGGGCCAAGGGGAAACTAGCCAAACACTGA
- the LOC134037944 gene encoding transcription termination factor 2, mitochondrial-like isoform X3: MGSATMFRATTASICVYCQRMRVFTSPSGAPSSTLTSKRPENQQTVDSLYDLSVDIRKVRKFKGWVLSENPAYVCETADLLRDMGADTAAIARVLETHPEAVLCRPEDVAAQRDLWATVCPNRRELVGIIEKFPASFFTLTHHTNQRANIHYFQSLRLSKRIISKLMASAPQSFSRPVECNQEVIHTLRETYLDLGGDEGNLRVWLQKLLSQNPYILLRPAEAWRDSLGFLREQGFSTEELLSLVSSLRASIAELQPAAMRQALDYTQAALQLSHVELRETVLRCPALLYYSVPTLAGRLQGLLDVGVSMEQVKETPNVLELTTQIVLYRIQKLASYGYDVRGGSLDVIVGTKKDFEMSYGKLHLRQQRPLFNPVAPLRSAEE; encoded by the exons ATGGG CAGCGCAACAATGTTCCGTGCCACAACTGCCTCCATATGTGTGTACTGCCAGAGGATGAGGGTCTTCACCTCTCCTAGCGGGGCTCCATCTTCAACCCTGACCAGCAAGCGCCCTGAGAACCAACAGACAGTGGACTCACTCTACGACCTGTCAGTGGACATCCGCAAGGTGCGCAAGTTCAAGGGCTGGGTCCTGTCAGAGAACCCGGCGTATGTATGCGAGACAGCGGACTTGCTGAGAGACATGGGGGCCGACACTGCCGCTATTGCCAGGGTCCTGGAGACCCACCCCGAAGCGGTTCTGTGTCGGCCCGAGGACGTTGCTGCCCAGCGAGACCTGTGGGCCACCGTGTGCCCCAACCGCCGCGAATTAGTGGGAATCATCGAAAAGTTTCCCGCCTCTTTCTTCACACTGACTCACCACACCAACCAGCGCGCCAACATCCACTACTTCCAGAGCCTTCGCCTCAGCAAGCGAATCATCAGCAAGCTGATGGCCAGTGCCCCCCAGAGCTTCAGCCGACCTGTGGAATGCAACCAGGAAGTGATCCACACGCTGCGGGAGACCTACCTGGACCTGGGAGGGGACGAGGGCAACCTGCGGGTCTGGCTCCAGAAGCTGCTGAGCCAGAACCCCTACATCCTATTGCGTCCTGCTGAGGCCTGGAGGGACAGCCTGGGCTTCCTGAGGGAGCAGGGCTTCTCCACAGAGGAGCTCCTTAGCCTGGTGTCCAGCCTCCGTGCCTCCATCGCAGAGCTCCAGCCGGCAGCCATGCGCCAGGCGCTGGACTACACCCAGGCGGCGCTGCAGCTCTCCCACGTGGAGCTGAGGGAGACGGTGCTGCGCTGCCCTGCGCTCCTGTACTACTCTGTGCCCACCCTGGCGGGCCGCCTGCAGGGACTGCTGGACGTGGGGGTGAGCATGGAGCAAGTGAAGGAGACGCCCAACGTGCTGGAGCTCACCACACAGATCGTTCTGTACCGTATCCAGAAGCTAGCGTCCTACGGGTATGACGTGAGGGGTGGAAGCCTGGACGTTATTGTCGGTACAAAGAAGGACTTTGAGATGAGCTACGGCAAACTGCATCTCAGGCAACAAAGGCCTCTCTTCAACCCTGTTGCTCCTCTTAGATCTGCTGAAGAGTGA
- the LOC134037944 gene encoding transcription termination factor 2, mitochondrial-like isoform X1 translates to MHCLFLSSGNVTAHKCSLQPSIENSLTDHLFKTSSATMFRATTASICVYCQRMRVFTSPSGAPSSTLTSKRPENQQTVDSLYDLSVDIRKVRKFKGWVLSENPAYVCETADLLRDMGADTAAIARVLETHPEAVLCRPEDVAAQRDLWATVCPNRRELVGIIEKFPASFFTLTHHTNQRANIHYFQSLRLSKRIISKLMASAPQSFSRPVECNQEVIHTLRETYLDLGGDEGNLRVWLQKLLSQNPYILLRPAEAWRDSLGFLREQGFSTEELLSLVSSLRASIAELQPAAMRQALDYTQAALQLSHVELRETVLRCPALLYYSVPTLAGRLQGLLDVGVSMEQVKETPNVLELTTQIVLYRIQKLASYGYDVRGGSLDVIVGTKKDFEMSYGKLHLRQQRPLFNPVAPLRSAEE, encoded by the exons ATGCACTGTTTGTTTCTGTCCTCGGGTAATGTAACAGCACACAAATGTAGCCTACAGCCTTCCATAGAAAACAGCTTGACAGATCATTTGTTTAAAACCAG CAGCGCAACAATGTTCCGTGCCACAACTGCCTCCATATGTGTGTACTGCCAGAGGATGAGGGTCTTCACCTCTCCTAGCGGGGCTCCATCTTCAACCCTGACCAGCAAGCGCCCTGAGAACCAACAGACAGTGGACTCACTCTACGACCTGTCAGTGGACATCCGCAAGGTGCGCAAGTTCAAGGGCTGGGTCCTGTCAGAGAACCCGGCGTATGTATGCGAGACAGCGGACTTGCTGAGAGACATGGGGGCCGACACTGCCGCTATTGCCAGGGTCCTGGAGACCCACCCCGAAGCGGTTCTGTGTCGGCCCGAGGACGTTGCTGCCCAGCGAGACCTGTGGGCCACCGTGTGCCCCAACCGCCGCGAATTAGTGGGAATCATCGAAAAGTTTCCCGCCTCTTTCTTCACACTGACTCACCACACCAACCAGCGCGCCAACATCCACTACTTCCAGAGCCTTCGCCTCAGCAAGCGAATCATCAGCAAGCTGATGGCCAGTGCCCCCCAGAGCTTCAGCCGACCTGTGGAATGCAACCAGGAAGTGATCCACACGCTGCGGGAGACCTACCTGGACCTGGGAGGGGACGAGGGCAACCTGCGGGTCTGGCTCCAGAAGCTGCTGAGCCAGAACCCCTACATCCTATTGCGTCCTGCTGAGGCCTGGAGGGACAGCCTGGGCTTCCTGAGGGAGCAGGGCTTCTCCACAGAGGAGCTCCTTAGCCTGGTGTCCAGCCTCCGTGCCTCCATCGCAGAGCTCCAGCCGGCAGCCATGCGCCAGGCGCTGGACTACACCCAGGCGGCGCTGCAGCTCTCCCACGTGGAGCTGAGGGAGACGGTGCTGCGCTGCCCTGCGCTCCTGTACTACTCTGTGCCCACCCTGGCGGGCCGCCTGCAGGGACTGCTGGACGTGGGGGTGAGCATGGAGCAAGTGAAGGAGACGCCCAACGTGCTGGAGCTCACCACACAGATCGTTCTGTACCGTATCCAGAAGCTAGCGTCCTACGGGTATGACGTGAGGGGTGGAAGCCTGGACGTTATTGTCGGTACAAAGAAGGACTTTGAGATGAGCTACGGCAAACTGCATCTCAGGCAACAAAGGCCTCTCTTCAACCCTGTTGCTCCTCTTAGATCTGCTGAAGAGTGA
- the LOC134037944 gene encoding transcription termination factor 2, mitochondrial-like isoform X2, producing MHCLFLSSGNVTAHKCSLQPSIENSLTDHLFKTSATMFRATTASICVYCQRMRVFTSPSGAPSSTLTSKRPENQQTVDSLYDLSVDIRKVRKFKGWVLSENPAYVCETADLLRDMGADTAAIARVLETHPEAVLCRPEDVAAQRDLWATVCPNRRELVGIIEKFPASFFTLTHHTNQRANIHYFQSLRLSKRIISKLMASAPQSFSRPVECNQEVIHTLRETYLDLGGDEGNLRVWLQKLLSQNPYILLRPAEAWRDSLGFLREQGFSTEELLSLVSSLRASIAELQPAAMRQALDYTQAALQLSHVELRETVLRCPALLYYSVPTLAGRLQGLLDVGVSMEQVKETPNVLELTTQIVLYRIQKLASYGYDVRGGSLDVIVGTKKDFEMSYGKLHLRQQRPLFNPVAPLRSAEE from the exons ATGCACTGTTTGTTTCTGTCCTCGGGTAATGTAACAGCACACAAATGTAGCCTACAGCCTTCCATAGAAAACAGCTTGACAGATCATTTGTTTAAAACCAG CGCAACAATGTTCCGTGCCACAACTGCCTCCATATGTGTGTACTGCCAGAGGATGAGGGTCTTCACCTCTCCTAGCGGGGCTCCATCTTCAACCCTGACCAGCAAGCGCCCTGAGAACCAACAGACAGTGGACTCACTCTACGACCTGTCAGTGGACATCCGCAAGGTGCGCAAGTTCAAGGGCTGGGTCCTGTCAGAGAACCCGGCGTATGTATGCGAGACAGCGGACTTGCTGAGAGACATGGGGGCCGACACTGCCGCTATTGCCAGGGTCCTGGAGACCCACCCCGAAGCGGTTCTGTGTCGGCCCGAGGACGTTGCTGCCCAGCGAGACCTGTGGGCCACCGTGTGCCCCAACCGCCGCGAATTAGTGGGAATCATCGAAAAGTTTCCCGCCTCTTTCTTCACACTGACTCACCACACCAACCAGCGCGCCAACATCCACTACTTCCAGAGCCTTCGCCTCAGCAAGCGAATCATCAGCAAGCTGATGGCCAGTGCCCCCCAGAGCTTCAGCCGACCTGTGGAATGCAACCAGGAAGTGATCCACACGCTGCGGGAGACCTACCTGGACCTGGGAGGGGACGAGGGCAACCTGCGGGTCTGGCTCCAGAAGCTGCTGAGCCAGAACCCCTACATCCTATTGCGTCCTGCTGAGGCCTGGAGGGACAGCCTGGGCTTCCTGAGGGAGCAGGGCTTCTCCACAGAGGAGCTCCTTAGCCTGGTGTCCAGCCTCCGTGCCTCCATCGCAGAGCTCCAGCCGGCAGCCATGCGCCAGGCGCTGGACTACACCCAGGCGGCGCTGCAGCTCTCCCACGTGGAGCTGAGGGAGACGGTGCTGCGCTGCCCTGCGCTCCTGTACTACTCTGTGCCCACCCTGGCGGGCCGCCTGCAGGGACTGCTGGACGTGGGGGTGAGCATGGAGCAAGTGAAGGAGACGCCCAACGTGCTGGAGCTCACCACACAGATCGTTCTGTACCGTATCCAGAAGCTAGCGTCCTACGGGTATGACGTGAGGGGTGGAAGCCTGGACGTTATTGTCGGTACAAAGAAGGACTTTGAGATGAGCTACGGCAAACTGCATCTCAGGCAACAAAGGCCTCTCTTCAACCCTGTTGCTCCTCTTAGATCTGCTGAAGAGTGA
- the LOC134037944 gene encoding transcription termination factor 2, mitochondrial-like isoform X4, with protein MFRATTASICVYCQRMRVFTSPSGAPSSTLTSKRPENQQTVDSLYDLSVDIRKVRKFKGWVLSENPAYVCETADLLRDMGADTAAIARVLETHPEAVLCRPEDVAAQRDLWATVCPNRRELVGIIEKFPASFFTLTHHTNQRANIHYFQSLRLSKRIISKLMASAPQSFSRPVECNQEVIHTLRETYLDLGGDEGNLRVWLQKLLSQNPYILLRPAEAWRDSLGFLREQGFSTEELLSLVSSLRASIAELQPAAMRQALDYTQAALQLSHVELRETVLRCPALLYYSVPTLAGRLQGLLDVGVSMEQVKETPNVLELTTQIVLYRIQKLASYGYDVRGGSLDVIVGTKKDFEMSYGKLHLRQQRPLFNPVAPLRSAEE; from the coding sequence ATGTTCCGTGCCACAACTGCCTCCATATGTGTGTACTGCCAGAGGATGAGGGTCTTCACCTCTCCTAGCGGGGCTCCATCTTCAACCCTGACCAGCAAGCGCCCTGAGAACCAACAGACAGTGGACTCACTCTACGACCTGTCAGTGGACATCCGCAAGGTGCGCAAGTTCAAGGGCTGGGTCCTGTCAGAGAACCCGGCGTATGTATGCGAGACAGCGGACTTGCTGAGAGACATGGGGGCCGACACTGCCGCTATTGCCAGGGTCCTGGAGACCCACCCCGAAGCGGTTCTGTGTCGGCCCGAGGACGTTGCTGCCCAGCGAGACCTGTGGGCCACCGTGTGCCCCAACCGCCGCGAATTAGTGGGAATCATCGAAAAGTTTCCCGCCTCTTTCTTCACACTGACTCACCACACCAACCAGCGCGCCAACATCCACTACTTCCAGAGCCTTCGCCTCAGCAAGCGAATCATCAGCAAGCTGATGGCCAGTGCCCCCCAGAGCTTCAGCCGACCTGTGGAATGCAACCAGGAAGTGATCCACACGCTGCGGGAGACCTACCTGGACCTGGGAGGGGACGAGGGCAACCTGCGGGTCTGGCTCCAGAAGCTGCTGAGCCAGAACCCCTACATCCTATTGCGTCCTGCTGAGGCCTGGAGGGACAGCCTGGGCTTCCTGAGGGAGCAGGGCTTCTCCACAGAGGAGCTCCTTAGCCTGGTGTCCAGCCTCCGTGCCTCCATCGCAGAGCTCCAGCCGGCAGCCATGCGCCAGGCGCTGGACTACACCCAGGCGGCGCTGCAGCTCTCCCACGTGGAGCTGAGGGAGACGGTGCTGCGCTGCCCTGCGCTCCTGTACTACTCTGTGCCCACCCTGGCGGGCCGCCTGCAGGGACTGCTGGACGTGGGGGTGAGCATGGAGCAAGTGAAGGAGACGCCCAACGTGCTGGAGCTCACCACACAGATCGTTCTGTACCGTATCCAGAAGCTAGCGTCCTACGGGTATGACGTGAGGGGTGGAAGCCTGGACGTTATTGTCGGTACAAAGAAGGACTTTGAGATGAGCTACGGCAAACTGCATCTCAGGCAACAAAGGCCTCTCTTCAACCCTGTTGCTCCTCTTAGATCTGCTGAAGAGTGA
- the LOC134037871 gene encoding zinc-alpha-2-glycoprotein-like translates to MKLIWMILMCISLLISAAESEVHTLEYLSVMYSKPGNQSQYQQVIMFDGISISHCETANSGEKLRRRFEDNQPSFNMKLQESIQDCSNEVWDFRNSFVEISHLTNIGVDLIQRQSGCTYSSDQESNSTFDNWAVNGTDFLTFNSNSRTWKSESPLAVPVERKWNSADIHKNKLVWFLKDDCPSILVLILKRRQEMIATNTDITIFGKPLPQNDSVSQVSCYKH, encoded by the exons ATGAAGTTGATTTGGATGATTCTGATGTGCATAAGTCTTTTAATATCAGCAGCAGAAAGCG AAGTACACACTTTGGAGTACTTATCGGTAATGTATTCAAAGCCTGGAAACCAATCCCAATACCAGCAAGTGATCATGTTTGACGGGATTTCTATCTCTCACTGTGAGACTGCAAATTCTGGTGAAAAGCTCAGACGACGCTTCGAAGACAATCAACCATCTTTCAACATGAAATTGCAAGAGAGCATCCAAGACTGTTCTAACGAAGTTTGGGACTTTAGGAACTCATTTGTGGAAATATCTCATTTAACCAACATAGGAGTGG ATTTAATCCAGAGACAAAGTGGCTGCACCTACTCATCAGACCAAGAGTCCAACTCTACATTTGATAACTGGGCTGTCAATGGGACGGACTTTCTAACTTTCAATTCCAACTCTCGGACATGGAAATCAGAATCTCCACTGGCAGTCCCCGTAGAACGGAAATGGAATTCAGCAGAtattcataaaaacaaactagTTTGGTTTCTGAAAGATGATTGTCCTTCTATACTTGTCCTTATTCTGAAGAGAAGGCAAGAAATGATTGCTACTAATACAG ACATAACCATCTTTGGTAAACCACTTCCTCAAAATGACAGTGTCTCTCAGGTGTCATGTTACAAGCACTGA